A part of Vulcanisaeta moutnovskia 768-28 genomic DNA contains:
- a CDS encoding DevR family CRISPR-associated autoregulator: MVFVSMSFRFRIDVEAANMVESVGNYSRHRVVPIIAQYYDGNGGLRYELTYLPAISGQSLANAFSRALTDIALSRNHPVCDMCRNYEKIGGFPKRPTLSDNDSIDKRVKECIVEDVTGFMATKGGERGEVIKRTSKIWFSYMIPDADSIKHAPPIPQFHVRYSTNENEQMIFSIESGSAIYRVKIAIDIDSIGKLTDNKYVDNRLDRINDVFDALALMFNGYIGAKKARYLPQMEFLGGIASISHPYRFMVTPAKAKLVKDRLESWYLYDTVTRATRFLSIFGNKVRLSIYYADKEFNTLLASKDITIEGADSLEDLISKVRNSVQKLI, encoded by the coding sequence ATGGTTTTCGTATCAATGAGTTTTAGGTTCAGGATCGATGTCGAAGCCGCTAATATGGTAGAATCCGTGGGTAATTATTCGAGACATAGAGTCGTGCCTATAATAGCGCAGTACTATGATGGAAACGGTGGTTTAAGGTATGAGCTTACGTACTTACCTGCAATAAGTGGCCAATCACTTGCAAATGCTTTTTCAAGGGCATTGACCGACATAGCATTAAGCAGAAACCACCCGGTTTGTGACATGTGTAGAAATTACGAAAAAATCGGTGGTTTTCCCAAGAGACCTACATTAAGTGATAATGATTCTATCGACAAAAGAGTAAAGGAGTGCATTGTCGAGGATGTCACAGGTTTCATGGCAACTAAGGGTGGTGAGAGAGGTGAAGTTATTAAAAGGACGTCTAAGATATGGTTTAGTTACATGATCCCGGATGCAGATTCTATAAAGCATGCACCACCTATTCCTCAATTTCATGTCCGTTATAGCACTAATGAGAATGAGCAGATGATTTTTTCTATCGAAAGTGGATCAGCAATTTATAGAGTTAAGATTGCTATAGACATTGATAGTATTGGTAAATTAACAGATAATAAATATGTTGATAACAGGCTTGATAGAATTAATGATGTCTTTGATGCATTAGCATTAATGTTTAACGGATATATAGGCGCTAAAAAAGCACGATACTTACCTCAGATGGAATTCCTTGGCGGTATTGCGTCAATTTCACACCCATATAGATTTATGGTAACTCCAGCCAAAGCTAAGCTGGTTAAGGATAGGCTTGAGTCATGGTATTTATATGATACTGTTACAAGAGCCACAAGATTTCTAAGTATCTTTGGCAATAAGGTTCGACTCTCAATATATTATGCCGATAAGGAATTTAACACCTTACTGGCTTCTAAAGATATAACGATAGAAGGAGCCGACAGTCTTGAGGATTTAATCAGTAAAGTGAGGAACTCTGTGCAGAAGCTAATTTAG